GACGCCGAACGCGACGAACGGCTGCGGGCGGCGATGCGCACGAGGGGCGAAGCGGATGCCGCGGATCACGTGTCCGGTGCGACCTCGTTCCGGGTGAAGCGGGCGGTCGCTCCTCGGTTGCGCCGCGGCGGCATGTTCGTGGTCGGCGACGCGGCGCACGAGGTGAGCCCCATCGGCGGCCAGGGGATGAACCTCGGGCTGCTCGACGCGGCCGGGCTCGCGCCGTTGCTCGCCCGGTGGATCGCGACGGGCGACGCGCCCGAGGCGGAACTGCACCGGTGGGAGCGCCGCCGGGTGCGGTCGGCGCGCATCGCCGCCGCGATCGCGAGCGCCAACACGTCTCTCGGCCGCCCGGGAGGCCCCGGCATCCACGGGGTGCGGTCGGGGGTGCTGGGCGCGGCGCTCACAGGCGTCGGCGGGCGCCTCTTCGCGCACACGTACGCGATGGGGTTCGACCGGGGGGCGTGACCGCGCGCGCCAGGGAGCGGATCGGCTGACGGCGGTTCAGCCGAGCGCGGTTCAGCCGGCCGCCGTCGCGACCAGTTGGACCGCCAGGAGGAGCGCCGCCAGCATCGTGAGCCGGAAGAGCGCGCGGGTGGGGCGCCGCGTGAGGGCCAGCACGAGGGTCGCGCCGGCGACGATCGCCACGGCGGAGAAGAACGCGACGGCCACGGGCCCGACCCCGGTGGTGCCCTGCAACGCCGGTCCGAGAAGCACGGCGAGCGCACCGATGAGGATGCCGACCACCGCCAGGGTCACCGCCCACCGCACTCCCAGCCGATGCGGGAGACCGCGCACGCCCGTCTGCGCGTCGTCGTCGAGATCGGGCAGCACGTTCGTGAGGTGCACGGCGGCGCCGAGCGCGGCGCCCGCGACCGTCGCCCAGGGCGACGCGAAGGCGGGCGAGGAGGCGGAGAGGGTCGCGAGGGAGGGGAAAAGCCCGAAGCTCACGAGGAAGGGCACGATCGAGACCGGCGTGTTCTTCAGCCCCGCGTTGTAGGCCCAGGCGGAGGCGAGCGCGAGCGCATGGACGGCGGCCATGAGCAGCCCCAGCACCGCCGAGGCGGCGAGGGAGACGAGCACGAGCAGCCCGGCCGCCACCCAGGCGGCACGCACCGAGACGTCCCCGCGGGCGATCGGCTTGTCCGTCCTCCCGACGGCGCGATCGCGGGCCGCGTCGATCGCGTCGTTCGAGATGCCGACGGAGAGCTGGCCGGCGATGACGGCGAATGCCAGGACGACCACCCGCCAGGGATCGAGTCCCGCCGCGATCCCCAGCGCGACGGCGAGCGCGGTCACGACGAGCGTCGGTCCAGGGTGCGACGCTCCCCACAGGGCGCGCAGTCGCGACGGCGCGGTCATGCGTCCGTCATCCCGCGCGGCGGGAGTAGACGATGCCGCGGATCGCCTGCACGATCGTCACGAGCCACGCGAACACCGCGAGCCCGAACCCGGCGGTGAAGACGGCGGTCGAGAACTGCTCCGACGCACCGGTCCACGTCATGAGTGCGGTCTGCAGGTGTCCGCTGTCACCCGAGTCGGGGATCGAGATGCCGGCGACCAGGAGCCCGAACCACACGAGCGCCGAGAAGATCGCATACCCCTCGCGCACCGTGCCCGAGCTGCGCGCCTCCGTGTCGAAGAGCGTCAGGATCGGCGGAATCAGCAGCAGGACGATGAGGATCCAGCCGTACACGATGCCGATGACCGACATCCAGCCGAGTTCGGCCCCCACGAAACCGCGTCCGATGAACAGGAACACGGGCATCAGCACCGCCAGCACCCACTGGGCGACGACGACGATGCGGCCGGAGGAGGCGAACTGCATCCTCCGACCGTACGGCATCCGCTCGCCCGGACGGCAGCGCGCGGATGCCGAAGCGTCAGGCGGCGGACTCGCCCGTCAGCACGAGGGAGGACCCATCGGATGCCACGTCGACCCGCACGAGGTCGCCGTCGCGGATGCCGCCCGACAGCAGCGCCATCGCGAGGCGGTCCTGGATCTCCGACTGGATGAGACGGCGCAGCGGCCGCGCGCCGAAGATCGGGTCGTACCCGCGCTCGGCGAGCCACGCCCGCGCGTCGGGGGTGACGGCGAGGGTGAGCCGGCGATCGGCGAGGCGACGCTGGAGGGCGTCGACGGAGAGCTCGACGATCTGCGCGAGGTCGTCCTCGCTGAGCGCCTGGAACATGACGATGTCGTCGAGTCGGTTCAGGAACTCGGGACGGAAGGCCTGACGCACGAGCGCCATCACCTGCTCCCGACGCGACTCCGGCGTGAGCGTCGGGTCGATGAGGATCGGCGATCCGAGGTTGCTCGTCAGGACGAGGATCGTGTTCGTGAAGTCGACCGTCCGGCCCTGACCGTCGGTGAGGCGACCGTCGTCGAGCACCTGCAGGAGGATGTCGAACACCTCCGGGTGCGCCTTCTCCACTTCGTCGAGCAGCACGACCGAGTAGGGACGGCGACGCACCGCCTCGGTGAGCTGTCCGCCCTGCTCGTAGCCGATATAGCCCGGAGGGGCGCCGACGAGGCGTGCCACCGAGTGCTTCTCGCCGTACTCGCTCATGTCGATCCGCACCATGGCGCGCTCGTCGTCGAAGAGGAAGTCGGCGAGCGCCTTGGCGAGTTCGGTCTTGCCCACCCCGGTCGGACCGAGGAAGAGGAACGACCCCGTCGGCCGGTTCGGGTCGCTGATGCCCGCACGCGAGCGGCGGACGGCATCCGACACGGCCTTGACCGCGTCCTTCTGCCCGATGAGGCGCTTGCCGAGCTCGGACTCGAGGTGCACGAGCTTCTCGCCCTCCCCCTGGAGGAGACGTCCGACGGGGATGCCGGTCCACGCCGCGATCACGGCGGCGATGTCCTCGTCGGTGACCTGCTCGTTCACCATCCGCTCTTCGCCGGCGGTCGGGTCGGCCTCGGCGCGCTCGGCGGCGGCGACCTCCTGCTCGAGCCGCTTGATGGTCTCGTACTCGAGCTTCGACGCGCGCGCGTAGTCGGCTTCGCGCAGCGCGCGGTCGCGGTCGGTGTAGGCCTGGTCGAGCTGCTTCTTCAGATCGCCGACGCGATTGAGGGCGGCGCGCTCGCGCTCCCACCGCGCCTCGAGTACACGCAGCTCGGACTCCGCGGCATCCATCTGCTCACGGAGCTTGGCGCGACGCTCCTTGGATGCGTCGTCCTTCTCCTTCTTGAGCGCGAGGTCTTCCAGGCGCATCCGGTCGACGCGGCGCCGCAACTGGTCGATCTCGACGGGGCTGGAGTCGATCTCCATCTTCAGACGGCTCATGGCCTCGTCGATGAGGTCGATGGCCTTGTCGGGCAGCTGGCGCGACGGGATGTAGCGGTTCGACAGCGCCGCGGCGGCCACGAGGGCGCCGTCGCTGATCGTCACTCCGTGGTGCGCCTCGTACCGGCCCTTGAGTCCGCGGAGGATCGCGATGGTGTCCTCGACCGACGGCTCGCCCACGTACACCTGCTGGAAGCGGCGCTCCAGCGCGGCATCCTTCTCGATGAACTCGCGGTACTCGTCGAGCGTGGTCGCGCCGATGAGGCGCAGCTCCCCACGGGCGAGCATGGGCTTGAGCATGTTGGATGCCGCGACCGATCCCTCGCCGCCGCCCGCCCCCATGAGCACGTGGAGCTCGTCGATGAACGTGATGACGCGACCCTCCGACTCGGTGATCTCCTTGAGGACGCTCTTGAGGCGCTCCTCGAACTGGCCGCGGTACATGGCGCCGGCGACCAGGGCGGAGATGTCGAGGGTGACGAGTTCCTTGTCCTTGAGCGACTCGGCGACGTCGCCGGCGACGATGCGCTGCGCGAGCCCTTCGACCACGGCGGTCTTGCCGACGCCGGGCTCGCCGATGAGGACGGGGTTGTTCTTGGTGCGACGGGTCAGCACCTGGCTCACGCGGCGGATCTCGCTGTCACGGCCGATGACCGGGTCGAGCTTGCCCTGCCGCGCGCGATCGGTCAGGTTGATCCCGAACTGTTCGAGGGCGCTCTGCTGCTCCTCCTGCCCGGGTGCGGGTTGTGCGTTCATCGGTGCTCCTGGATGGCGTGAGACTCAAACTTGAGTCCGTTTGGCTCAAGTTTACCACTCACCGCGTCAGGAGGCGAGCGCCGACATGTCCGTTCGGCAGGTGAACCGTGCGCGGTACGCGGTCGGGGTGGTGCCGAGCGCGCGGGCGAAGTTCTGACGCAGCACGGCGGCCGAACCGAAGCCCGACTCGTAGGCCACGGCATCCAGTCCCAACTCGGTCTGCTCGAGCAGCCGCTGGGCGTGCAGCAGCCGCTGACGGCCGAGCCACGCCGCCGGCGTGGTGCCGAAGTCGGCCTTGAACCGCCGGGCGAACGTGCGCGGCGACATGTGCGCGCGGGCCGCGAGCTGGTCGACGGAGAGCTCGGAGCGGAGGTTCTGCAGCATCCAGTCGGTCACCGGCGCGAGGGAGAGGGATGCCGTCTGCGGCAGCGGCTTGTCGATGAACTGGGCCTGGCCGCCGTCGCGCTGCGGCGGCACCACCATGCGGCGGGCGATCTTGTTGGCGAGTTCGGCGCCGAGCTCGATACGGAGCAGGTGCAGGCACGCGTCGATCCCTGCGGCGGTTCCCGCGCTCGTGATGATGCGGCCGTCCTGCACGTAGAGCACGTTCGGGTCGACCTCGATCTCGGGGTACATCGCCGACATCGTGTCGGCGTAGCGCCAGTGCGTCGTCGCGCGACGTCCGTTCAGGATGCCGGCGGCAGCGGCCACGAAAGACCCGCTGCACACCGTGAGCACCCACGCGCCGCGGGCGACGGCGCGCCGGACGACCTCCTGCGTGCGCTCGTCGACGTGCGCCCAGCGCTCACGGGGGATGGGAGAGAGCACGACGAGGTCGGCTTCGTCGGCGAACGTCAGGTCGGCGTCGACATTGATCGTGAAGCCCAGATTGCTGGGAACGGCGCCGGGGTCGGGCGTCACGATGCGGAAGTCGAAGTTCGGGATGCCGTCGTCGGAGCGGTCGAGACCGAACGCCTCGCAGGCGAGACCGAACTCGAACGGGGCGAAGCCGGGGAGGACGACACAGGCGACGGTCTTCATGGCAGAAATCCTACACTTATGTGCAGTCCTGCCACTAGTGGCTGTTATCCGACGCGCGTAGCGTTTCTGCCATGATGATTCTGCTGATGATTGCGGGCCTCGCCCTCGCGGGTGTCATTGCGACACTGCGCGGCCTCCCGGCCGACGGCTACCGCCGCGTTCCCACCGACCCCACGCGTCTGCCCTGACGCGCGTTCGTCGCGCACGTCCGCGGCGCCGGCGAGGTGCCGTGGCATCCTTCCCGGGCACACCCGTGGCATCCCTCGCGGGCCGGTGTGCAGGATTTCGGAGATGTGCAGGATCGCGGATGCCCGTAGGCATTCGGCTCCGCAGATCGTGACATCTCCGAAATCCTGCACGCGAACACACACAGTGCGCCCGCAAGCGGCGGCGGTCAGCGCGCCAGATCTACGACCGTGTCGAGAAGGATGCCGGCCGACCGGCCCCACTCGAAGCGGGCGATGTGCGCGGTTCCTGCCGCGACGAGGCGTCCCCACTCGTCGGGGTCGTCGAGGGAGCGCACGGCGCGCGCGAACGCCGCGGCATCCGTCCCCGGCGCGTACAGCGCACCCGACCCGGCGACCTCGCGGAAGATCGGCATGTCGGTGACGACCGCCGGCACGCCCAGCTCCAGCGCCTCCGCCACGGGGAGTCCGTAACCCTCGTCGAGGCTCGCGCTCACGAGCACCGCGCGGTCGGCCAGCAGAGCCGCGTACTGCGCGTCGGTCACGCCGCCGTGGAACACGACGTCGGACCCCGGCGCGACGAGCGACTCCAGGTCGGCGCGGCGGGAAGGGGTGATGCGCGACAGGAGATGCAGCGTGCGCCCCGGGAGCTCCGCCATCGCGCGCACGAGGGTCTCGACGTTCTTGTAGGGCATGAACGAGCCCATGTAGACGAGGTTCTGCGCTCCGGGGTGCACACCGACCCCGGCGGGCAGCAGATCGGCGAGG
This genomic window from Candidatus Microbacterium phytovorans contains:
- a CDS encoding UbiA family prenyltransferase translates to MTAPSRLRALWGASHPGPTLVVTALAVALGIAAGLDPWRVVVLAFAVIAGQLSVGISNDAIDAARDRAVGRTDKPIARGDVSVRAAWVAAGLLVLVSLAASAVLGLLMAAVHALALASAWAYNAGLKNTPVSIVPFLVSFGLFPSLATLSASSPAFASPWATVAGAALGAAVHLTNVLPDLDDDAQTGVRGLPHRLGVRWAVTLAVVGILIGALAVLLGPALQGTTGVGPVAVAFFSAVAIVAGATLVLALTRRPTRALFRLTMLAALLLAVQLVATAAG
- a CDS encoding AAA family ATPase; the protein is MNAQPAPGQEEQQSALEQFGINLTDRARQGKLDPVIGRDSEIRRVSQVLTRRTKNNPVLIGEPGVGKTAVVEGLAQRIVAGDVAESLKDKELVTLDISALVAGAMYRGQFEERLKSVLKEITESEGRVITFIDELHVLMGAGGGEGSVAASNMLKPMLARGELRLIGATTLDEYREFIEKDAALERRFQQVYVGEPSVEDTIAILRGLKGRYEAHHGVTISDGALVAAAALSNRYIPSRQLPDKAIDLIDEAMSRLKMEIDSSPVEIDQLRRRVDRMRLEDLALKKEKDDASKERRAKLREQMDAAESELRVLEARWERERAALNRVGDLKKQLDQAYTDRDRALREADYARASKLEYETIKRLEQEVAAAERAEADPTAGEERMVNEQVTDEDIAAVIAAWTGIPVGRLLQGEGEKLVHLESELGKRLIGQKDAVKAVSDAVRRSRAGISDPNRPTGSFLFLGPTGVGKTELAKALADFLFDDERAMVRIDMSEYGEKHSVARLVGAPPGYIGYEQGGQLTEAVRRRPYSVVLLDEVEKAHPEVFDILLQVLDDGRLTDGQGRTVDFTNTILVLTSNLGSPILIDPTLTPESRREQVMALVRQAFRPEFLNRLDDIVMFQALSEDDLAQIVELSVDALQRRLADRRLTLAVTPDARAWLAERGYDPIFGARPLRRLIQSEIQDRLAMALLSGGIRDGDLVRVDVASDGSSLVLTGESAA
- a CDS encoding helix-turn-helix domain-containing protein, which codes for MKTVACVVLPGFAPFEFGLACEAFGLDRSDDGIPNFDFRIVTPDPGAVPSNLGFTINVDADLTFADEADLVVLSPIPRERWAHVDERTQEVVRRAVARGAWVLTVCSGSFVAAAAGILNGRRATTHWRYADTMSAMYPEIEVDPNVLYVQDGRIITSAGTAAGIDACLHLLRIELGAELANKIARRMVVPPQRDGGQAQFIDKPLPQTASLSLAPVTDWMLQNLRSELSVDQLAARAHMSPRTFARRFKADFGTTPAAWLGRQRLLHAQRLLEQTELGLDAVAYESGFGSAAVLRQNFARALGTTPTAYRARFTCRTDMSALAS
- a CDS encoding glycosyltransferase family 1 protein; the encoded protein is MRLFFDARYIRTDFHDGISRYSAELAAAVAAQAPECGVEVTYLIHDERQRALLPRDAVTLTIGSPTAVTEPLRARELNRHAPDVVFSPMQTIGTWGRRYRQILTLHDTIYYRHRTPPKDLPWFVRLGWRLFHLSYVPQRLTLNAADVVATVSDTSARQFAAVRLTKRPVVVIPNAPQRLADLLPAGVGVHPGAQNLVYMGSFMPYKNVETLVRAMAELPGRTLHLLSRITPSRRADLESLVAPGSDVVFHGGVTDAQYAALLADRAVLVSASLDEGYGLPVAEALELGVPAVVTDMPIFREVAGSGALYAPGTDAAAFARAVRSLDDPDEWGRLVAAGTAHIARFEWGRSAGILLDTVVDLAR